One window from the genome of Pseudomonas frederiksbergensis encodes:
- a CDS encoding phage tail assembly protein: MSWIPPTHELLSPITGDDGSQIEQLTLKPLFYAAQKDALARAGDDEDEQFFELAKLATGLSGKELDQLKRPDYVSIAQYVHEMSTRPASYFLDDPQADPDQVQLLQPLDVAGRSLTSLTLEMPVLRATKAMKKLKTAKERAEFITAHCTGLMIPDLDLLSVPDWTQLQVRIDDFLNKPADFFRSATSK; encoded by the coding sequence ATGTCCTGGATACCTCCTACCCATGAACTGTTGTCGCCGATCACCGGTGACGACGGTTCGCAGATCGAGCAGCTCACACTCAAACCGCTGTTCTACGCCGCGCAAAAAGACGCCCTGGCTCGCGCTGGCGATGACGAAGACGAGCAGTTCTTCGAGCTGGCCAAGTTGGCCACCGGCCTGTCGGGCAAGGAACTCGACCAGCTCAAACGCCCGGACTACGTGAGCATTGCCCAGTACGTGCACGAAATGTCCACGCGCCCGGCGTCGTATTTTCTGGATGACCCACAGGCCGATCCCGACCAGGTGCAGCTGCTGCAACCGCTCGACGTCGCGGGCCGCAGCCTGACCTCGTTGACCCTGGAAATGCCGGTGCTGCGTGCGACCAAGGCCATGAAAAAGCTGAAGACGGCCAAGGAGCGCGCCGAGTTCATCACCGCCCATTGCACCGGCCTGATGATTCCCGATCTCGATCTTTTAAGCGTGCCCGACTGGACCCAGTTGCAGGTACGCATCGACGATTTTTTAAACAAACCGGCGGACTTCTTTCGGAGCGCGACATCGAAGTGA
- a CDS encoding phage major tail tube protein, whose amino-acid sequence MFTNRVRQAIAATLQGLPLSATVEDFTPPKIEFDMEEMRGGRFIGEEMAKGGKVLTAKLTLQGLGPEVMLALGVSVGDDILLNVREAGQDQDGNTWFTYHTVGGKLKSLEETALKMGEKPKTNLELSCRTYNRLENGVPVIDIDVRTQKFVLNGIDILGDARRAVLLP is encoded by the coding sequence ATGTTTACCAACCGCGTAAGACAGGCCATCGCGGCCACCCTGCAAGGCCTGCCGTTGTCGGCGACCGTGGAAGATTTCACCCCGCCGAAGATCGAATTCGACATGGAAGAGATGCGTGGCGGCCGCTTCATTGGCGAGGAAATGGCCAAGGGCGGCAAGGTGCTGACGGCCAAGCTGACCCTGCAAGGTCTCGGCCCTGAAGTCATGCTTGCGCTGGGCGTGAGTGTTGGTGACGACATTCTGCTGAACGTGCGCGAGGCCGGCCAGGACCAGGACGGCAATACCTGGTTCACCTACCACACGGTGGGCGGCAAGTTGAAATCCCTTGAGGAAACCGCGCTGAAAATGGGCGAGAAGCCCAAGACCAATCTTGAGCTGTCCTGCCGCACCTACAACCGCCTGGAAAACGGCGTGCCGGTGATCGACATCGACGTGCGCACCCAGAAGTTCGTGCTCAACGGCATCGACATTCTTGGCGATGCGCGCCGTGCGGTGTTGTTGCCTTAA